The Candidatus Eisenbacteria bacterium genome has a window encoding:
- a CDS encoding NADH-quinone oxidoreductase subunit N, with amino-acid sequence MDSTQSLAWFVPELILSGTVLVLIFFDLIAVQRDERASGVGIVALAGAIAAVVTSLALWGAAPTWLFGRMIVLDPFAVFFKVLLGLSLVAAILMSLGSREVAGRANEGEYYTLLVSSGLGMLLMASAGNLLMAYLSLEFVSLTSYVLTGFLRHNRRSGEAALKYLIYGGVASGAMIYGMSWIFGLTGSMDYGVIAQRVVALDAQSQGALFVALLLVLAGFGYKISAVPFHMWAPDVYTGAPIPVTAFLAVGSKAAGFAILLRFFNFGIGDAAESVVPGGVAFLSLFMAICFLTMTLGNLAALPQQNVKRLLAYSSIAHAGYALLGVVVFREEGVRAALVYLAVYYLMNLGAFWVVMLVANQTGREDVESYHGLAWRGGAAPAVALTVFLASLAGLPPLAGFIGKFYVFAAGIRGGAVALVVAGALNSVVSLYYYFRIVKAMFFEEPTVDEATLQFPPFGVGALVALATLTIVLGVYFGPLYDVAGTAMHVFRG; translated from the coding sequence ATGGACTCGACGCAGAGCCTCGCCTGGTTCGTCCCCGAGCTGATCCTCTCGGGGACGGTGCTCGTGCTCATCTTCTTCGACCTCATCGCGGTTCAGCGCGACGAGCGCGCGAGCGGCGTCGGCATCGTGGCGCTCGCCGGCGCGATCGCCGCCGTCGTGACGTCGCTCGCCCTCTGGGGCGCGGCGCCCACCTGGCTCTTCGGGCGCATGATCGTGCTCGACCCGTTCGCGGTCTTCTTCAAGGTGCTGCTCGGCCTCTCGCTCGTGGCCGCGATCCTCATGTCGCTCGGCTCGCGCGAGGTGGCGGGGCGCGCGAACGAGGGCGAGTACTACACGCTGCTCGTCTCGAGCGGCCTCGGCATGCTGCTGATGGCGTCGGCGGGCAATCTCTTGATGGCGTACCTGTCGCTCGAGTTCGTGAGCCTCACGTCGTACGTGCTGACCGGCTTCCTGCGTCACAACCGGCGCTCGGGCGAAGCGGCCCTCAAGTACCTCATCTACGGCGGCGTCGCGTCGGGCGCGATGATCTACGGCATGAGCTGGATCTTCGGCCTCACGGGCTCGATGGACTACGGCGTCATCGCCCAGCGTGTGGTCGCGCTCGACGCGCAGAGCCAGGGCGCGCTCTTCGTGGCGCTGCTGCTCGTGCTCGCGGGCTTCGGCTACAAGATCTCGGCGGTGCCGTTCCACATGTGGGCGCCCGACGTCTATACCGGCGCGCCCATCCCCGTGACGGCGTTCCTCGCCGTCGGCTCGAAGGCCGCGGGGTTCGCGATCCTCCTGCGCTTCTTCAACTTCGGCATCGGCGACGCGGCCGAGTCGGTGGTGCCCGGTGGCGTGGCCTTCCTGTCGCTCTTCATGGCCATCTGCTTCCTCACCATGACGCTCGGGAACCTGGCCGCGCTGCCGCAGCAGAACGTCAAGCGGCTGCTCGCGTACTCGTCGATCGCGCACGCGGGCTACGCGCTCCTCGGCGTGGTCGTGTTCCGCGAGGAGGGCGTGCGCGCCGCGCTCGTGTACCTCGCGGTCTACTACCTGATGAACCTCGGCGCCTTCTGGGTGGTCATGCTGGTCGCGAACCAGACCGGGCGCGAGGACGTCGAGAGCTACCACGGGCTCGCCTGGCGCGGCGGGGCGGCGCCGGCGGTCGCGCTCACGGTCTTTCTCGCCTCGCTCGCCGGCCTGCCGCCGCTCGCGGGCTTCATCGGCAAGTTCTACGTGTTCGCGGCCGGCATCCGCGGCGGCGCGGTGGCCCTGGTCGTGGCCGGCGCGCTCAACAGCGTCGTGTCGCTCTACTACTATTTCCGGATCGTGAAGGCGATGTTCTTCGAGGAGCCGACGGTGGACGAAGCGACGCTGCAGTTCCCGCCCTTCGGCGTCGGCGCCCTCGTCGCCCTCGCCACACTGACGATCGTGCTCGGCGTGTACTTCGGCCCGCTCTACGACGTGGCCGGCACGGCGATGCACGTGTTCCGCGGCTGA
- the nuoL gene encoding NADH-quinone oxidoreductase subunit L, whose amino-acid sequence MSESHVAQAPYVALIPLLPLAGAIVLGFFGERMQARLGKQAIGTLAVATVTASFVLSLVAFLQLVGMEEHAREGGLLVTLLPWIHVGTLHVDLAFQVDPLSSAMILVVTGIGALIHLYATAYMHEDPAFWRFFAYMNLFIFAMLTLVLGDSLLLMFVGWEGVGFCSWALIGFWHQELPNTTAANKAFIFNRIGDFGFVLGIFLIFWSLDAHGHATLVFRQMREHAHLLDGMQLWGWPVVTLITLFLFVGATGKSAQIPLYVWLPDAMAGPTPVSALIHAATMVTAGLYMIARMNFLFSMSPATLHVVAIIGAATAVVAATIAITQNDIKKVLAYSTVSQLGYMFLAMGVGDYVAGMSHVITHAFFKACLFLGSGSVIHAMHHEQDMRKMGGLRPYMPRTFWTFLVATLAIAGVPGLAGFWSKDEILWMAYASPLGGTALWLTGVGVAALTACYMFRQVYMTFFGEPRWAGHDAGHGHGVAHAAHDGHGHGGGHATPHESPWQMTVPLVVLAIGAVASGLICLPHWMPFSGLLDHWLEPVVKMPEEIAHWKHEAYSLTVEWAVMAVSVIGAFAGIALATLVFKTGTIPPERFSNLAGGWLYRGSLDKWWVDELYEATVLRATLVLTRVLAWFDATIIDGIVNGAAALVRVVSRVEGLFDNYVVDGAVNGVANGTFAIGRRVRLIQSGAISAYLFVVVAGVLGGVLAYYYLAFAGTP is encoded by the coding sequence ATGAGCGAGTCGCACGTCGCGCAGGCGCCGTACGTGGCGCTGATCCCGCTCCTGCCGCTCGCGGGCGCGATCGTGCTCGGCTTCTTCGGCGAGCGGATGCAGGCGCGGCTCGGCAAGCAGGCGATCGGAACGCTCGCGGTCGCGACGGTGACCGCGTCGTTCGTGCTCTCGCTGGTGGCGTTCCTGCAGCTCGTCGGCATGGAGGAGCACGCGCGCGAGGGCGGGCTCCTGGTGACGCTGCTGCCGTGGATCCACGTCGGTACGCTCCACGTCGACCTGGCCTTCCAGGTGGATCCCCTCTCGTCGGCGATGATCCTGGTCGTGACCGGGATCGGCGCGCTCATCCACCTCTACGCGACCGCGTACATGCACGAGGATCCCGCCTTCTGGCGGTTCTTCGCGTACATGAACCTCTTCATCTTCGCCATGCTGACGCTCGTCCTGGGCGACAGCCTGCTGCTCATGTTCGTCGGTTGGGAGGGCGTGGGCTTCTGCTCGTGGGCTCTCATCGGCTTCTGGCACCAGGAGCTGCCGAACACGACCGCCGCGAACAAGGCGTTCATCTTCAACCGCATCGGCGACTTCGGTTTCGTGCTGGGGATCTTCCTCATCTTCTGGAGCCTCGATGCGCACGGCCACGCGACGCTCGTCTTCCGCCAGATGCGCGAGCACGCGCACCTGCTGGACGGGATGCAGCTCTGGGGCTGGCCGGTCGTGACGCTCATCACGCTCTTCCTCTTCGTCGGCGCGACCGGGAAGTCGGCGCAGATCCCGCTCTACGTCTGGCTGCCGGACGCGATGGCCGGCCCGACGCCGGTCTCGGCGCTGATCCACGCCGCCACCATGGTGACGGCGGGCCTCTACATGATCGCGCGGATGAATTTCCTGTTCTCGATGTCGCCGGCGACGCTCCACGTCGTCGCGATCATCGGCGCCGCGACGGCCGTCGTCGCCGCGACCATCGCGATCACGCAGAACGACATCAAGAAGGTGCTCGCGTACTCCACCGTCTCGCAGCTCGGCTACATGTTCCTCGCCATGGGCGTCGGCGACTACGTGGCCGGCATGTCGCACGTGATCACGCACGCGTTCTTCAAGGCGTGCCTCTTCCTCGGCTCGGGCAGCGTCATCCACGCGATGCACCACGAGCAGGACATGCGGAAGATGGGCGGGCTCCGCCCGTACATGCCGCGGACGTTCTGGACGTTCCTGGTCGCGACGCTCGCGATCGCCGGCGTGCCGGGTCTCGCGGGCTTCTGGTCGAAGGACGAGATCCTGTGGATGGCGTACGCGAGCCCGCTCGGCGGCACGGCGCTCTGGCTGACGGGCGTCGGCGTCGCGGCGCTCACCGCGTGCTACATGTTCCGCCAGGTCTACATGACCTTCTTCGGCGAGCCGCGCTGGGCCGGGCACGACGCCGGGCACGGGCACGGCGTCGCCCACGCGGCGCACGACGGCCACGGCCACGGCGGTGGCCACGCGACGCCGCACGAGTCGCCCTGGCAGATGACCGTGCCGCTCGTCGTGCTGGCGATCGGCGCGGTCGCAAGCGGCCTGATCTGCCTGCCGCACTGGATGCCGTTCTCCGGCCTCCTCGACCACTGGCTCGAGCCGGTCGTGAAGATGCCCGAGGAGATCGCCCACTGGAAGCACGAGGCCTACTCGCTGACGGTCGAGTGGGCGGTGATGGCGGTGTCGGTCATCGGCGCCTTCGCGGGAATCGCGCTCGCGACCCTGGTCTTCAAGACCGGGACGATCCCGCCCGAGCGGTTCAGCAACCTCGCCGGCGGCTGGCTCTACCGCGGCTCGCTCGACAAGTGGTGGGTCGACGAGCTGTACGAGGCCACCGTGCTGCGCGCGACGCTGGTGCTGACGCGCGTGCTCGCCTGGTTCGACGCGACGATCATCGACGGCATCGTGAACGGCGCTGCCGCCCTCGTCCGCGTCGTGTCGCGCGTCGAGGGGCTCTTCGACAACTACGTCGTCGACGGCGCCGTCAACGGCGTCGCCAACGGCACCTTCGCGATCGGGCGGCGCGTGCGGCTGATCCAGAGCGGCGCCATCAGCGCCTACCTCTTCGTCGTGGTCGCGGGCGTGCTCGGCGGAGTGCTGGCATACTACTACCTGGCGTTCGCCGGAACGCCCTAG
- a CDS encoding phosphatase PAP2 family protein, producing the protein MPGPRHVVLGISALLGFGVQTLLLDGRLEWLDAYVGSAARSLQTSEAARALVAVTHAAPFVGAALVVAGIVLALRRGEDAWRIAAILVQLAVGLVLAWALKAVFHRVRPAALPWNVVGDSFPSGHVMNAALCFGTAWRLAPPRDPHGSVGPLRAALAVGGCVYVLAVAVTRVVLARHWLTDVTASLLLGTAWVALAPAPRPAVTRRLLLATPAILMAICVSAATGSRIALPSPSRLDGAKPDGLPQNHDSLFAVEIDDDGLIPPTAGATEYTLLAPTLGKQWVEVRNGRSAVLKLVARTHLDGVAMAANRLELLIDGTPVGVQPLRADWRTLAFALPTLEPGTHQFELLPRAPTFALGRPTQAAPPRWSSSAR; encoded by the coding sequence GTGCCGGGTCCGAGGCACGTCGTTCTCGGCATCTCCGCGCTCCTCGGCTTCGGCGTCCAGACGTTGCTCCTGGACGGACGGCTCGAGTGGCTGGACGCGTACGTCGGCTCGGCCGCTCGTTCCCTCCAGACGAGCGAGGCCGCACGGGCGCTCGTGGCCGTCACGCACGCCGCGCCGTTCGTCGGTGCGGCCCTGGTGGTGGCTGGAATCGTCCTCGCGCTTCGGCGCGGCGAGGACGCGTGGCGGATCGCTGCGATCCTCGTCCAGCTTGCGGTCGGACTGGTCCTCGCCTGGGCCCTGAAGGCCGTCTTCCACCGGGTTCGGCCTGCGGCGCTACCGTGGAACGTCGTGGGCGACAGCTTTCCGAGCGGCCACGTGATGAACGCGGCGTTGTGCTTCGGAACCGCGTGGCGCCTGGCACCACCCCGCGATCCCCATGGAAGCGTCGGACCGTTGCGCGCGGCTCTGGCGGTCGGCGGATGTGTGTACGTGCTCGCCGTCGCCGTGACGCGGGTCGTCCTTGCCCGCCACTGGCTGACGGACGTGACGGCGAGCCTGCTGCTCGGGACCGCCTGGGTCGCGCTGGCTCCGGCTCCCCGGCCCGCCGTCACGCGGCGGCTCCTGCTCGCGACGCCCGCCATCCTGATGGCGATCTGCGTCTCGGCCGCCACCGGCAGCCGGATCGCCCTTCCCTCGCCTTCACGGCTCGATGGCGCGAAACCGGACGGCCTGCCCCAGAATCACGATTCGCTGTTCGCGGTCGAGATCGACGACGATGGACTCATTCCGCCGACCGCGGGCGCGACGGAGTACACGCTGTTGGCGCCGACCCTCGGCAAGCAGTGGGTCGAGGTGCGAAACGGCCGCAGCGCCGTCCTGAAGCTCGTCGCCCGCACGCATCTCGATGGGGTCGCGATGGCGGCCAACCGGCTCGAGCTGCTGATCGACGGCACGCCGGTGGGCGTGCAGCCGCTGCGGGCGGACTGGCGGACGCTGGCGTTCGCGCTGCCGACGCTGGAGCCCGGCACGCACCAGTTCGAGCTGCTGCCGCGTGCGCCGACCTTCGCGCTCGGACGCCCGACTCAGGCCGCTCCGCCGCGCTGGAGCTCGAGCGCCCGCTGA
- a CDS encoding DOMON-like domain-containing protein, which yields MLPLVPHPSTPERAWRIAARAERTAGGELRLRYVLEGALGGVRIPPPGALRRGTDLWRHTCFEAFIAAEGKPGYVELNFSPSREWAAYAFHRYREGGPLTDSRVAPQIVVRRESERLGVDVLVELEDLSVSYRDAALRVGLSAVVESNAGRCSYWALRHPAVKPDFHHEDGFALRLEESHA from the coding sequence ATGCTCCCCTTGGTGCCCCACCCCTCGACGCCCGAACGGGCGTGGCGTATCGCCGCACGGGCCGAGCGGACGGCGGGTGGCGAGCTCCGGCTGCGCTACGTGCTCGAGGGTGCGCTCGGGGGCGTCCGCATTCCGCCGCCCGGCGCGCTCCGGCGCGGCACGGATCTCTGGCGGCACACGTGCTTCGAGGCCTTCATCGCCGCCGAGGGCAAGCCCGGCTACGTCGAGCTCAACTTCTCGCCGTCGCGCGAGTGGGCGGCGTACGCGTTCCATCGCTATCGCGAAGGCGGTCCGCTGACCGACAGTCGCGTGGCGCCGCAGATCGTCGTCCGGCGCGAGAGCGAACGGCTCGGCGTGGACGTACTGGTCGAGCTGGAGGACTTGTCGGTGTCGTATCGCGACGCGGCGCTGCGGGTCGGGCTCTCCGCCGTCGTCGAGAGCAACGCAGGCCGGTGCTCGTACTGGGCGCTTCGCCACCCGGCGGTGAAGCCCGACTTCCACCACGAGGACGGCTTCGCGCTCCGCCTCGAGGAGTCGCACGCGTGA
- a CDS encoding NADH-quinone oxidoreductase subunit M, translating to MEHLLSGMVFFPLVGAAIVLCLPSKQVGLIRGTATAFTIPGLLGAFSLFQRFNPEGGFQFIERAAWIPAYNIEYFVGVDGISVTMVLLTALLSTLCMVASFGIEKAPKGYFALFLLLETGMIGTFVALDFFLFYVFWEVMLLPMYFLIGIWGGPRREYAAIKFFLYTLLGSVLMLVALLYLYFTPTPHSFDMTKLGVLVADKIPLKVQMVLWLALFIGFAIKIPAFPFHTWLPDAHVEAPTAISVILAGVLLKMGTYGILRINYGILPAATLAPMSDLVPGLGGLSVAFVVLAALGTFNIIYGALCAMAQQDLKKLVAYSSISHMGYVMLGMAAFTDQGINGAVLQMFNHGTITAMLFLLVGVIYDRAHHRDINGFGGLASIMPRYTFVTGFAFFAAMGIPGLSAFISEVLVLLGAWKVYPLLTVIAASAVVLTAGYMLWALQRMYLGAPNPKYADKGWEINGREIFTLVPLAIIVLVLGIYPKIILDMQDPALRQLNTHVTSASQPAARAMRVASVGE from the coding sequence ATGGAACACTTGCTCTCAGGGATGGTCTTCTTCCCGCTCGTCGGAGCGGCGATCGTGCTGTGCCTGCCCTCGAAGCAGGTGGGCCTCATCCGAGGCACGGCGACGGCGTTCACGATTCCCGGCCTCTTGGGCGCGTTCTCGCTCTTCCAGCGCTTCAACCCCGAGGGCGGCTTCCAGTTCATCGAGCGGGCGGCGTGGATCCCCGCCTACAACATCGAGTACTTCGTCGGCGTCGACGGCATCAGCGTCACCATGGTGCTGCTGACGGCGCTCCTCTCGACCCTCTGCATGGTCGCGTCGTTCGGGATCGAGAAGGCACCGAAGGGCTACTTCGCGCTCTTCCTGCTGCTCGAGACCGGCATGATCGGCACCTTCGTCGCGCTCGACTTCTTCCTCTTCTACGTCTTCTGGGAGGTGATGCTGCTCCCGATGTACTTCCTCATCGGGATCTGGGGCGGCCCGCGGCGCGAGTATGCGGCGATCAAGTTCTTCCTCTACACGCTGCTCGGCTCGGTGCTGATGCTGGTCGCGCTGCTCTACCTCTACTTCACGCCGACGCCGCACAGCTTCGACATGACGAAGCTCGGCGTGCTGGTGGCCGACAAGATTCCGCTGAAGGTGCAGATGGTGCTGTGGCTGGCGCTCTTCATCGGCTTCGCGATCAAGATTCCCGCGTTCCCCTTCCACACCTGGCTGCCCGACGCGCACGTGGAAGCGCCCACGGCCATCTCGGTCATCCTGGCCGGCGTGCTCCTGAAGATGGGGACGTACGGCATCCTGCGGATCAACTACGGCATCCTCCCGGCGGCGACGCTGGCGCCGATGTCGGACCTCGTCCCGGGCCTGGGCGGCCTCAGCGTCGCCTTCGTCGTGCTCGCCGCGCTCGGCACGTTCAACATCATCTACGGCGCCCTGTGCGCCATGGCGCAGCAGGACCTGAAGAAGCTGGTCGCGTACTCCTCGATCAGCCACATGGGCTACGTGATGCTCGGCATGGCCGCCTTCACCGACCAAGGCATCAACGGCGCCGTGCTGCAGATGTTCAACCACGGCACGATCACCGCCATGCTGTTCCTGCTGGTGGGCGTCATCTACGACCGTGCCCATCACCGCGACATCAACGGCTTCGGCGGCCTCGCGTCGATCATGCCGCGCTACACGTTCGTCACCGGCTTCGCGTTCTTCGCCGCGATGGGCATCCCCGGGCTCTCGGCCTTCATCTCCGAGGTGCTCGTGCTGCTCGGGGCGTGGAAGGTCTATCCGCTGCTCACCGTCATCGCCGCCAGCGCCGTCGTGCTGACGGCGGGCTACATGCTGTGGGCGCTCCAGCGCATGTACCTGGGCGCGCCGAACCCGAAGTACGCGGACAAGGGCTGGGAGATCAACGGCCGCGAGATCTTCACGCTGGTGCCGCTCGCGATCATCGTGCTCGTGCTCGGCATCTACCCGAAGATCATCCTCGACATGCAGGATCCCGCGCTCCGGCAGCTGAACACGCACGTCACCAGCGCCTCGCAGCCCGCCGCACGGGCCATGCGGGTCGCGTCGGTCGGCGAGTAG
- a CDS encoding glycosyltransferase family 39 protein: MRPDADASTWAAIAAFALSIVVYATVASSLPFYDKGEPREALVVQGALRGDDIVLPRPDAQHLPSKPPLFHWLAAVAIAFAGRANEFAVRLPSVVLGALAVALTTLVAAHAYGVAAGCIAAVVLGSSFEWMRAATQSRVDMTLTFFVIVAIWAWHVGVAEPARRRTVRVGYLASGAAVLTKGPVGLALPILVLVADAFRRRDLRSLRRLVDVPGACGMLIVGAGWYALAWTRGGSAFVSRHFVHENVQRFVGWGSVAHRHPALYYFPALAVAFLPWTLALPTAAQRLWHRREGDDAFLLVWIVSIFGFYSLAAGKRSTYLLPIFPPLAILTGSALAASTERPPGTPARVVLLATSFTVLAGALLVGFDRIASLRPILDVLVAGTDRARLPAALDAVHADRGAVAVTLAIVAGALAVVALPNVGRTARLVALGATAFGATVGLTAFGTYPVASRLSTRPFADRVLAHLRPGDRLCTCGDLDGALRFYLGGNVVPCNLLGPPPADARTSAIEPPATNPHGARERYHVWALPASDFAGGRPCATHASHVMARAPAAESR, translated from the coding sequence ATGCGACCGGATGCCGACGCTTCGACGTGGGCCGCGATCGCGGCGTTCGCTTTGAGCATCGTGGTGTATGCGACCGTCGCCTCCTCCCTTCCCTTCTACGACAAGGGAGAGCCCCGCGAGGCCCTGGTGGTGCAGGGCGCGCTGCGCGGCGACGACATCGTCCTGCCGCGGCCGGACGCGCAGCACCTCCCGTCGAAGCCTCCCCTCTTTCACTGGCTCGCCGCCGTCGCGATCGCGTTCGCCGGGCGGGCGAACGAATTCGCGGTGCGGCTGCCGAGCGTCGTTCTGGGCGCGCTCGCCGTCGCGCTCACGACGCTCGTGGCGGCCCACGCCTACGGTGTCGCCGCCGGGTGCATCGCCGCGGTCGTCCTCGGATCGTCCTTCGAATGGATGCGTGCGGCGACTCAGAGCCGCGTCGACATGACGCTCACCTTCTTCGTCATCGTCGCGATCTGGGCGTGGCACGTCGGCGTCGCCGAGCCAGCCAGACGGCGGACGGTGCGCGTCGGCTATCTCGCCTCGGGCGCAGCGGTACTGACCAAGGGTCCGGTCGGCCTGGCGCTTCCGATCCTGGTCCTCGTCGCCGACGCGTTCCGGCGACGCGACCTGCGCTCGCTGCGGCGCCTCGTCGACGTCCCCGGCGCCTGCGGGATGCTGATCGTGGGAGCGGGGTGGTACGCGCTGGCCTGGACGCGTGGCGGCTCTGCATTCGTCAGCCGTCATTTCGTCCACGAGAACGTACAGCGCTTCGTCGGCTGGGGCTCGGTGGCCCACCGGCACCCCGCGCTCTACTACTTCCCCGCGCTCGCCGTCGCGTTCCTGCCCTGGACGCTGGCGCTCCCGACGGCGGCCCAGCGCCTGTGGCATCGCCGGGAGGGGGACGACGCCTTCCTGCTCGTCTGGATCGTGTCGATCTTCGGCTTCTACTCGCTCGCCGCCGGCAAGCGATCCACCTACTTGCTGCCCATCTTCCCGCCGCTCGCGATCTTGACCGGCAGCGCGCTCGCCGCTTCGACCGAGCGCCCGCCCGGCACGCCGGCACGCGTGGTCCTCCTGGCGACGAGCTTCACCGTCCTCGCCGGCGCGCTGCTCGTCGGCTTCGATCGCATCGCGTCGCTCCGGCCGATCCTCGATGTGCTCGTGGCCGGGACCGATCGGGCCCGCCTGCCGGCCGCGCTGGACGCCGTCCACGCGGATCGCGGCGCCGTCGCCGTGACGCTCGCGATCGTCGCCGGCGCGCTCGCGGTCGTGGCGCTGCCGAACGTCGGTCGAACGGCACGGCTGGTCGCGCTCGGCGCGACGGCGTTCGGCGCCACCGTCGGCCTGACCGCGTTCGGCACGTATCCGGTGGCGAGCAGGCTTTCGACACGACCCTTCGCCGATCGCGTGCTCGCCCACCTCCGCCCGGGGGACCGGCTGTGCACGTGCGGCGATCTCGACGGGGCGCTGCGCTTCTACCTCGGGGGAAACGTCGTCCCGTGCAACCTGCTGGGGCCGCCCCCGGCCGATGCCAGGACCTCCGCGATCGAGCCGCCGGCAACGAACCCGCACGGCGCGCGTGAGCGCTACCACGTGTGGGCGTTGCCCGCGAGCGACTTCGCCGGGGGACGCCCGTGCGCCACGCACGCGAGCCACGTGATGGCGCGCGCCCCGGCGGCGGAGTCGCGATGA
- a CDS encoding phosphotransferase family protein, whose amino-acid sequence MAIVVTRDFDKTREQLTGWLARRLPAGSRPALSALEIPQGAGHSNETLLFEATWTENGAERSQRFVARVKPSGRAVFPEYDMRLQFDCMDALRKRTRIPVPHCVWFEEDASVVGQPFYVMERVDGVVPSDNPPFAVMGWLAEASPEDQAKLWRRSLEVLADLHALDWRAIGLGFLDRPQYGTTGFEQQLGYYADYLPWAKAGVSHPLLDDTFAWLQANKPRDLGPVVLNWGDARISNMMYRDFTPVAVLDWEMACTGPAEVDLAWFWYISYFLTEGLGIQNLPGFPDRAGHAAIYESITKRPVRNLDYFEVWAAFRFGVVMVAIDEMMRVHGVDLGAASPSGLALGALEQTRARLDAA is encoded by the coding sequence ATGGCGATCGTCGTCACGCGGGACTTCGACAAGACGCGCGAGCAGCTCACGGGCTGGCTCGCGCGGCGGCTGCCGGCGGGCTCGCGACCGGCGCTCTCGGCGCTCGAGATCCCGCAGGGCGCAGGCCACTCGAACGAGACGCTCCTCTTCGAGGCGACGTGGACCGAGAACGGCGCCGAGCGCAGCCAGCGCTTCGTCGCGCGCGTGAAGCCGTCGGGCAGGGCAGTCTTCCCCGAGTACGACATGCGCCTCCAATTCGACTGCATGGACGCGCTGCGGAAGCGCACGCGCATTCCGGTGCCGCACTGCGTGTGGTTCGAGGAGGACGCGTCGGTGGTCGGGCAGCCGTTCTACGTGATGGAGCGCGTCGACGGGGTGGTGCCGTCGGACAATCCGCCGTTCGCGGTCATGGGCTGGCTCGCCGAGGCGTCGCCCGAGGACCAGGCGAAGCTCTGGCGCCGCTCGCTCGAGGTGCTGGCCGATCTCCACGCGCTCGACTGGCGTGCGATCGGGCTCGGCTTCCTCGATCGCCCGCAGTACGGCACGACCGGGTTCGAGCAGCAGCTCGGCTACTACGCCGACTACCTGCCGTGGGCGAAGGCCGGCGTGTCCCACCCGCTCCTCGACGACACCTTCGCGTGGCTCCAGGCGAACAAGCCGCGGGACCTCGGCCCCGTCGTCCTCAACTGGGGCGACGCGCGCATCTCGAACATGATGTACCGGGATTTCACGCCGGTCGCCGTCCTCGACTGGGAGATGGCGTGCACCGGCCCGGCCGAGGTCGACCTGGCGTGGTTCTGGTACATCTCGTACTTCCTGACCGAGGGACTCGGCATCCAGAACCTGCCGGGCTTCCCCGATCGCGCCGGGCACGCGGCGATCTACGAGTCGATCACCAAGCGGCCAGTCCGGAACCTCGACTATTTCGAGGTGTGGGCGGCCTTCCGCTTCGGCGTCGTCATGGTCGCGATCGACGAGATGATGCGCGTCCACGGCGTCGACCTCGGCGCAGCCTCGCCGTCGGGTCTGGCGCTCGGCGCCCTCGAGCAGACGCGCGCGAGACTCGACGCGGCCTGA
- the rsmI gene encoding 16S rRNA (cytidine(1402)-2'-O)-methyltransferase, with the protein MAGGVLYVVATPIGNLEDVTLRALRVLREVDVVAAEDTRRTRVLLQHHGIAKPLVAYHDAVERTRAPGLVERLRRGESVALVSDAGTPGIADPGYHLVRQALVAGVRVVPIPGPSAVAAITSVAGLPVDRFAFEGFLPNRSAARRRRLGELAREARALVFLEAPTRVVAMLDDALGALGDREAVVGRELTKLHEEILRGRLSDVRAALAGRAKVLGELVIVVTGAPDAAAGGTPLDLDAQIRRLRAEGLGVRDVAARLAAETGRPRRQIYQRALELQRGGAA; encoded by the coding sequence ATGGCCGGTGGCGTCCTCTACGTCGTCGCCACGCCGATCGGGAATCTCGAGGACGTGACCCTGCGCGCCCTGCGCGTGCTGCGCGAGGTGGACGTCGTCGCCGCCGAGGATACGCGCCGCACGCGCGTGCTGCTCCAGCACCACGGGATCGCGAAGCCGCTCGTCGCCTACCACGACGCCGTCGAGCGCACGCGCGCGCCGGGCCTGGTGGAGCGGCTGCGGCGCGGCGAGAGCGTGGCGCTCGTCTCGGACGCGGGCACGCCGGGGATCGCCGACCCGGGCTATCACCTCGTCCGGCAGGCCCTCGTGGCGGGCGTGCGCGTCGTGCCGATCCCCGGGCCGTCGGCGGTGGCGGCCATCACGTCGGTCGCCGGGCTCCCCGTCGACCGGTTCGCGTTCGAGGGGTTCTTGCCGAACCGCTCGGCGGCGCGCCGCCGGCGCCTGGGGGAGCTGGCGCGCGAGGCGCGAGCGCTCGTCTTCCTCGAAGCGCCGACGCGCGTCGTCGCGATGCTGGACGACGCCCTGGGCGCGCTCGGCGATCGCGAGGCGGTGGTCGGGCGCGAGCTGACCAAGCTCCACGAGGAGATCCTGCGGGGCCGCCTCTCGGACGTGCGCGCGGCGCTCGCGGGCCGCGCGAAGGTGCTGGGCGAGCTCGTGATCGTGGTGACAGGCGCGCCGGACGCGGCCGCGGGTGGCACACCCCTCGACCTCGACGCCCAGATCCGGCGGCTGCGCGCCGAGGGGCTCGGCGTCCGCGACGTCGCGGCGCGGCTGGCGGCCGAGACGGGCCGGCCCCGCCGCCAAATCTATCAGCGGGCGCTCGAGCTCCAGCGCGGCGGAGCGGCCTGA